From a region of the Lactuca sativa cultivar Salinas chromosome 4, Lsat_Salinas_v11, whole genome shotgun sequence genome:
- the LOC128133186 gene encoding uncharacterized protein At2g29880-like: MIKQEAGGSEKEQVKWSEIMDYAYIQAMIKQQETGNRVNGSFTPTAYAQMVEELNTNHQMDITKSHLKNRYKTLKKHFSQWYDVFRGISMSGFSWNSSTQLIEAEEEVWDNLIKSKPEAVSLKTKKIAYFDEMLMLFARDRASGAHAETAKERNVRLNKNENIQVETIKEVDDMLANNEIHLENEYVDLDDNIHDVIPPPFSQEQSSCAKKCKSKKRKFEDDDEEEDINSKIMKSVDNVVGAIREGNIIFDRAYPREYTGEEIYRELELVGLEPHELPRALNFLATNQAKARTLFSCPLQIRMGVLKDMMGARD, encoded by the exons ATGATCAAACAGGAAGCTGGTGGTAGTGAAAAGGAACAAGTTAAATGGTCAGAAATAATGGATTATGCGTACATCCAAGCGATGATTAAACAACAAGAGACAGGCAATAGGGTGAATGGTAGTTTCACACCAACTGCATATGCTCAAATGGTTGAGGAATTGAACACAAACCATCAAATGGatattaccaaaagtcatttgaAGAATCGCTACAAAaccttaaaaaaacatttttcgcAATGGTACGATGTGTTTAGGGGAATTTCAATGAGCGGGTTCTCTTGGAATTCGTCTACTCAACTAATAGAAGCGGAGGAAGAAGTATGGGATAATTTAATAAAA TCAAAACCTGAGGCTGTGTCGTTAAAGACAAAAAAGATTGCATACTTCGATGAGATGTTGATGTTATTTGCAAGGGATAGGGCATCTGGTGCACATGCTGAGACAGCGAAAGAAAGAAATGTCcgattaaataaaaatgaaaatattcaaGTTGAAACAATTAAAGAAGTTGATGACATGTTAGCTAACAATGAAATTCATTTGGAGAACGAATATGTTGATCTTGATGATAACATTCATGATGTTATTCCACCTCCTTTTTCACAAGAACAGTCTTCATGTGCAAAGAAGTGTAAGAGTAAAAAGAGGAAATTTGAAGACGACGACGAAGAAGAAGATATTAACTCAAAGATAATGAAATCGGTTGATAATGTGGTTGGTGCTATCAGGGAGGGTAATATAATTTTTGATAGAGCTTATCCTCGGGAATATACAGGGGAAGAAATTTATAGAGAATTGGAGTTGGTGGGTTTGGAACCCCATGAATTACCGAGGGCTCTAAATTTTTTGGCAACAAATCAAGCAAAAGCTAGGACATTGTTCAGTTGTCCCCTTCAGATACGGATGGGTGTCCTCAAAGATATGATGGGTGCACGTGATTAA